The proteins below come from a single Malus domestica chromosome 03, GDT2T_hap1 genomic window:
- the LOC139194630 gene encoding uncharacterized protein yields MASNAMAAFQVPVLNNNNFDNWTIKMKALLGAHDVWEVVEKGYTEPEDEATLSQPQKESLKDSRKIDKKALYLIYQALDANGFEKVSSATSAKQAWEKLQTSYKGAEQVKKIRLQVLRGEFKSLQMKGSESISDYFSRVLAVSNQLKRNGEKLEDVRIMEKILRSLDPKFEHIVVTIEETKNLEEISIEQLMGSLQAYEEKHKKRQRNDEQLLKTHVQPKKKEESLDNERSQYERSRGRGRGRGHGRGRGWNFNNHNNYERGGSSTNGHGRRRSNLRYEKSQVQCYNCQKFGHYAWECRAPSNMPDEKVNYVKEEKKDNGIVLLACKNNDGDQDYTWYLDTGANNHMCGRRSMFVELNELVSGNVSFGDESKIPVKGKEAVSCAVYLSNRSPTRSVWGKTLQEAWSGRKPGISHLRVFGSIAHVHVPNERRTKLDDKSEKFSFIGYDSNSKSYKLYNPNNGKMVISRDVTFNEEGE; encoded by the exons atggctagcaacgctatggcagccttccaagttccagtgctcaacaacaacaacttcgATAATTGGACTATCAAAATGAAGGCCCTTTTGGGAGCACATGATGTATGGGAAGTCGTGGAGAAAGGCTACACTGAGCCAGAAGATGAAGCTACTTTGTCCCAACCTCAGAAGGAGAgtttgaaagattcaagaaagaTAGACAAGAAGGCTCTCTACCTCATCTACCAAGCATTAGATGCCAATGGCTTTGAGAAGGTCTCGAGTGCAACCTCTGCCAAGCAAGCATGGGAGAAGCTTCAAACCTCTTACAAAGGAGCCGAACAAGTGAAAAAGATTCGTCTTCAAGTATTAAGAGGTGAGTTCAAATCTCTACAAATGAAAGGGTCTGAATCAATCTCtgattatttctcaagagtcttagccgtttccaatcaattaaaaagaaacggagaaaagttagaagatgttagaattatggagaagataCTACGTTCGTTGGACCCCAAGTTCGAGCACATTGTCGTGACGattgaagaaactaaaaacttggaagaaattagtatagagcaattaatgggttcactacaagcatatgaagagaaacataagAAGAGGCAAAGGAATGATGAGCAGCTCCTCAAGACGCATGTCcaaccaaagaagaaagaagaaagcttgGACAACGAGAGAAGCCAGTACGAAAGAAGTCGTGGTCGAGGTCGCGGACGTGGACATGGACGTGGACGTGGTTGGAACTTCAACAATCATAACAACTACGAAAGAGGAGGAAGCTCAACAAATGGTCATGGAAGAAGACGctcaaacttgaggtatgaaaaatctcaagttcaatgttacaattgtcaaaagtttGGGCATTATGCTTGGGAATGTAGAGCTCCAAGCAACATGCCTGATGAGAAGGTCAATTatgtgaaagaagagaaaaaagatAATGGCATTGTGCTACTAGCATGCAAGAACAATGATGGAGACCAAGACTATACATGGTACCTTGACACCGGCGCTAACAACCACATGTGCGGAAGAAGAAGCATGTTCGTAGAGCTCAATGAATTGGTGAGTGGcaacgtttcttttggagacgaatccaaaatacccgtcaaaggaaaag AAGCTGTATCATGTGCTGTCTACCTATCCAATCGGTCTCCAACAAGAAGTGTGTGGGGAAAGACTCTGCAAGAAGCATGGAGTGGAAGAAAACCAGGTATCTCTCATCTAAGAGTTTTTGGAAGCATAGCCCATGTACATGTACCAAATGAGAGGAGGACGAAACTCGACGACAAAAGTGAGAAGTTCAGCTTCATCGGTTATGACTCAAATTCAAAAAGCTATAAGTTGTATAATCCAAACAATGGGAAGATGGTGATCAGTCGAGATGTGACGTTCAATGAAGAAGGAGAATAG